Genomic window (Mycolicibacterium smegmatis):
CGCTCGGCGATCATGTCGCGCGCGCGGTGTTCGAGGTCCAGCAGGTTGACGCCGACGGCCGCCATCTCGCTGAGTTCGCGGAGCACCTCGGCCACGAAGCGACCGGTGGTCCGCATCTTGTCGATCTCGGCAGGTGTCTTCAGTTCGATCATGCGTCTTCTCCGTATCGGTATACAAATACCACCCTAGCGGTATTTAAATACCAGCGATACCGTGGACCCGTGGTCCGCACCCCGCTCACCCCCGAACAGGTCGCCGCCGGGCGTCGTCTCGGCGCCACCTTGCGCGCCGCGCGCGCCTCGCGCACCCTCGAAGAGGTCGCCGCGTCGGCGGGCATCTCGCCGGAGACGCTGCGCAAGATCGAGACCGGGCGCCTACCCTCCCCCGCGTTCGGCACCATCGTCGGACTCAGTGACGCACTCGGTGTGCCCCTCGCCCATCTCGCCGAGGTGTGGCGGCCGGCAAAGGCCGCGGCATCCTGAGGCCGTGTAGGCGGGACCAGCGGTACCGGTTACGCTGGCCCTATTGACACATGTCTGACGACACGAGGGAGTGTGGATATGGAGGGCTTCGCCGGGAAAGTCGCCGTCGTCACGGGCGCCGGTAGCGGCATCGGGCAGGCACTGGCCATCGAACTGGGCCGCTCGGGCGCCAAGCTGGCCATCTGCGACGTCGACACCGAAGGCCTCGCCGCGACCGAGGAACGTCTCAAGGCCATCGGCGCCCCCGTGAAGGCCGACCGCCTCGACGTCACCGAACGCGAGGCGTTCCTGCTCTACGCCGACGCGGTCAAGGAGCACTACGGCACGGTCAACCAGATCTACAACAACGCCGGCATCGCGTTCACCGGTGACGTCGAGATCAGCGAGTTCAAGGACATCGAGCGCGTGATGGACGTGGACTTCTGGGGCGTGGTCAACGGCACGAAGGCGTTCCTGCCGCATCTGATCGCCTCGGGCGACGGGCACGTGATCAACGTGTCGAGCGTCTTCGGGCTGTTCTCGGTGCCCGGCCAGGCCGCGTACAACTCCGCGAAGTTCGCGGTGCGCGGCTTCACCGAGGCGCTGCGCCAGGAGATGGCGATCGCCAAGCATCCCGTCAAGGTGACCACCGTGCACCCGGGTGGCATCAAGACCGCGATCGCCCGCAACGCCACCGCGGCCGAGGGACTCGACGCCAAGGAACTCGCCGAGGCGTTCGACAAGAAACTCGCCAACACGACGCCGCAGCGCGCGGCGGTGATCATCCTCGACGGCGTGCGCAAGAACAAGGCGCGCGTGCTCGTGGGGCCCGACGCCAAGATCCTCGACGTCATCGTCCGGATCACCGGATCGGGTTACCAGCGGCTGTTCTCGGCCGTCGCGGCCAAGGCCATGCCCCGCTAGCGACCCGCTAGTGCCCAAGGGGGTTGGCCTGCAGGAACTCGTCGGCCACAGCGCCGGGATCGGCACCCTCGGCGACCTTGCGCCGCATGTCGGCCAGCGACCCGGTGTCGAGCACGCCCGCGATCTCGTTGAGCGCGCGGATCTGCCGTTCGTCGAGTTCGTTGCGCCGGTACAGCGGCACGATGTTCTCGGCGCGGATCAGCGAGGTCCGGTCGGCCAGCACCACCAGGTGTGACGGAATCTCCGGATCGGCGGTGCGCGACCACGCCACGTTGATCCGGCCCGCGTCCAGCGCCGCGAACAGCGTGTCCTCGTCGTCGAACCGCACCGGTTTCGCCGGCGTGCACTGCCCGATCGTCGTCGGCACCTGCGCCCCGGCCACCGCACCGGGCCGCACCTGCGCGCAGTGCCTGCGCAGCGCCGCGAGATCGGTGCCGTCCCATGCCCGCGTGGTGGCCTCGGTGGCCACCAGCGCCGGCTTGTCCTGCGCCGACGTCGTGTAGTCGCCCGCTGCGACACCCTCCGGCAGCGCCGAGAGCAGGTCGCGGTAGACCTGCTCGTCGGCGCGTGCGGACGCACCGGGATCCAGCGCGACCAGCAACTGCCCGGTGAAACCGGGCAGCACCGTCACGGCCGACGAGTCCAGCGCTCCGAGTCCTTCGTCGGTCTCGACGACCTCGGCGGGTGAGCCGTAGTAGCGCAGCGCTGCCGCGTAGAGGTGACCGATGAGTGCGGACTCGGCGCCGGGCGCCGCACCGACCCGGATGGGCGGCGTGCCGGACTGCCCGCCGCATCCGGTCGCGATCAGCGCCAGCACCACCAGGACGGCCGGAACCAGGATGCGGCGCATGAACCTGCTCAGACGCCCGAGGCTTCGGCGACCGCGGCAGCCACGGCCGGGCCCACCCGCGGGTCAAGCGCGCTCGGCACGATGTGGTCCACGCCCAGATCGTCGCCCACCACCGAGAAGATGGCATGCGCGGCAGCCACTTTCATCTCCTCGGTGATCCGGCGCGCACCGGCGTCGAGCGCACCGCGGAACACGCCGGGGAACGCGAGCACGTTGTTGATCTGGTTCGGGAAGTCGCTGCGCCCGGTCGCGACCACGGCGGCGTACTTGCGCGCGGCGTCCGGGTGGATCTCGGGATCCGGGTTGGACAGCGCGAACACGATGCCCTTGGGCGCCATGGTCGCGATGAGTTCCTCGGGCACCAGCCCGGCCGACACCCCGAGGAAGACGTCGGCGCCCGCGAGCGCCTCGGCCAGTCCGCCGGTGAGGCCTCGCGGATTGGTGCGCTGGGCCAGTTCGGCCTTGAACGAGTTCAGATCGGTGCGACCGCTGGACACGATGCCCTTGCTGTCGAGGACGACGATGTCGGAGATGCCGCTGTTGCGCAGGATGTTGGTGCACGCGACGCCCGCCGCGCCGGCCCCGGACACCACGACCTTGAGGCTCGCCAGGTCACGGTCGAGCACCTTGACCGCCCCGAGCAGGGCGGCGAGCACCACGATCGCGGTGCCGTGCTGATCGTCGTGCATCACCGGGCAGTCCAGCGCCTCGATGACGCGGCGCTCGATCTCGAAGCAGCGGGGTGCCGAGATGTCCTCGAGGTTCACCGCGCCGAACGTCGGCCGCAGCCGGACCAGCGTCTCGACGATCTCGTCGGGGTCGTTGGTGTCGAGCACCAGCGGGATGGAGTCCAGGCCGCCGAACGTCTTGAACAGCGCGGCCTTGCCCTCCATGACGGGAAGCGACGCGGCGGCCCCGATGTCACCGAGGCCGAGCACGGCACTGCCGTCGCTGACCACCGCGACCAGGCGGTTGGCCCAGGTGTATCTTGCGGCCAGCGTCGCATCCGCGGCGATCGCCCGGCTGACCTGGGCAACACCGGGGGTGTAGGCGATGGACAACGCTCGCTGGGTATCCAGCGGAGACTTCAACTCGACAGAGAGTTTTCCGCCTTCATGTGCGGCAAAGATCTCGGAGTCCTCGATGACCACTTGCGGGGTACGCACCAATTCCGACACGGCGTCAGGGTACTTCACAGCCAGACCTCACCGGGGGCCCTTCCCCACTCGTGAAAGGTCCTTTACAAACGCCTGACGCGTAGCATTCTGCACACAGCAGCAGAAGGGAGGCCGGAAACATGGCGAAGTTCCGGGCGACCCGTGCCTACCCCAACGCCGACATCCACGCCCCGGTGGCACACGCGATGGTCGACTGCGGTGTCTACTGCGACGGAACCCGCCTGCCCGGCAAGTACACTCACGCAGCCGCGGTGGACAAGGTGCGCGAATTGCAGTCCGCGGGCAAGAAGGCATTCGTGTGGATCGGCCTGCACGAGCCCGACGAGTTCCAGATGCAGTCCGTGGCAGACGTTTTCAGTCTGCACGAACTCGCCGTCGAGGACGCGGTGCACGCGCACCAACGGCCCAAGCTCGAACGCTACGACACCACACTCTTCCTGGTGCTCAAGACCATCAACTACGTCGAGCACGATTCGATGGAGAACGCCAGGGAGATCGTCGAGACGGGTGAGATCATGGTGTTCGTCGGACCGGAGTTCGTCGTCACCGTGCGGCACGGCGACCACAGCGGCCTCGCGGGCGTGCGCAAACGCCTCGATTCCTCGCCGTCGATCCTCAAGCTCGGACCGTTCGCGGTCATGCACGCGATCGCCGACCACGTGGTGGACAGCTACCTCGATGTCACCGATCTCATCGAGACCGACATCGACGCCATGGAAGAGGACGTCTTCTCGCCGCGCAGCCGGTCCGGCATCGAGTACATCTACCTGCTCAAGCGCGAGGTCGTGGAGATGCGCCGCGCGGTCGCCCCGCTGACCCAGGCCCTGTCGCGGCTGCTCACCGACCACAACGACCTCATCTCGGTCGAGGTGCGCCGCTACATGCGCGACGTGCTCGACCACAACGTGATCGCGTCCGAGCGGGTCGCGAGCTACGACGAGATGCTCAGCTCACTCGTACAGGCCGCGCTCGGCAAGATCGCGGTGCAGCAGAACGTGGACATGCGCAAGATCTCGGCGTGGGTCGCGATCGCCGCGGTGCCGACCGCGCTCGCGGGCATCTACGGCATGAACTTCGACAACATGCCCGAATTACATTGGGCGTGGGGCTATCCCGCCGTGCTGTGCGTGATGGCCGTGGTGTGTTTCGTGCTGTACCGCACGTTCCGGCGCAACAACTGGCTCTAGAGCCTCAGGAGGGACTGGCCGCGCGCCGTGCCGGGTCGAGCACGTCGACCCCGTCGGTCTGCCACGCCTCGCGCATCGCGTCGGCACCCTTGAGCCGCACCCACGCCGCCTCGGTCGCGGTGATGGGTGTTGCGGTCAGAAGTTTCACGGGCGAGAGCGGATCCGGCAGGGTCACCTCGCCGATGTCGCTGAGGCCCAACAGATATGCCGTGAAGGGCGCGGTCTCGAACACCGGGTTTTCCAGGTCGATCAGCGCGTCGGCGTCGAGGATCAGGCCCTCGACCGCCGGTGCGGCCGCGACCACCGCGAGCGAGCGTGCGAGACCTGTCGGCGTCGGACCGCGCAGCGACAGCATCACCTCTGCGCGCGGACCGTGGATCGGATCCGACACCAACTCGGTCGGGTCGAACATCGGGTGCCGCGAACAGCCAAGCGTCACATAGTGGTACACATCGGCACCCTCGGTGCGCGGGTCCGGCCCGTAGCGCAGGACGTCGATGCGCTCGGTCCCGAGGAACGTCACGCTCGCGCTCACCGGCTCAGCGGTGATCCCCGCCGCCGTGAAATATTCGTCCAGGCGGGCCCTGACGGCAGCCAGGACGTCGATCACCCGGCGTCCGGCCCCGCCGCTTCGGTGGGATCCGTCGGCGTGATGTCACGGGTCAGGTTCAGACCCGTTGCGGCGTCGAAGATCGACAGCTTGGTGGTGTCGATGGCCAGTTCGATCTGCTCACCCGTGCGCACCCGCGAGTCCGCGGACACCCGGGCGATGAACTGGTTGGTGCCGGCACCCGAATCCGCTGCGAGTTCGGCCAATTGGGCCGATTCGGCACCGGCACCCTCGGTGGTGAAGTGCACGTACTTGTCGGCACCGAGCGATTCGACGATGTCGGCACGCACCGAGAACGTCAGCGCGCGGATGCGCGCGTAGCCGTCGAGCAGCGCGGAGTCCTCGATGTGCTCGGGCCGGATTCCGACGATGATGTTCTCGGGCCGGGCCTGCTTGTCCAGCAGGTCGAGCATGTGCGGGGTCAGCGTCACCTCGCCGAACGGCAGGCGCACACCGACATCGGTACGCGTCGCCGGGAAGAAGTTCATCGCGGGCGAACCGATGAAGCCGGCCACGAACAGGTTGGCGGGGCTGCTGTAGAGCTCGTCGGGCGTGCCGATCTGCTGCACCTCACCGGAGAGCATCACCACCACGCGGTCGCCCAGCGTCATCGCCTCGGTCTGGTCGTGCGTGACGTAGACCGTGGTGGTGCCCAGGCGATCCTGCAGCCGCGAGATCTCCGCGCGCATCTGCACGCGCAGCTTGGCGTCGAGGTTGCTCAGCGGCTCGTCCATGAGGAATGCCTTGGGGCTGCGCACGATTGCGCGTCCCATCGCCACACGCTGACGCTGGCCACCCGAGAGCTGACCGGGTTTGCGGTCGAGCAGTTCGCTGAGATCGAGGATCTTCGCGGTCTCCTCGACCTTGGTGGCGATCTCAGCCTTGGGCACCTTGGCCAGCGTGAGCGGGAACGCGATGTTCTGCCGCACCGTCATGTGCGGGTAGAGCGCGTAGGACTGGAACACCATCGCGATGTCACGGTCCTTGGGCGCCTTCTCGTTGACGCGTTCGCCGCCGATGCGCAGCTCACCGGAGGTGATCTCCTCCAGACCGGCAATCATGTTGAGCGTGGTCGACTTTCCGCATCCGGACGGTCCGACCAGGATGATGAACTCGCCGTCGGCGATCGTCATCGAGAACTCTTTGACGGCCGCCCTGACACCGCCTGCGCCGTCGGGGTAACTCTTGGTCACCCGATCCAACACAATTTCGGCCATCCAATTACCCCTTTACCGCACCGGATGTCAGGCCAGCGACGATGCGCCGCTGGAAGATCAGAACAAAGATGATGATCGGGATCGTGATGACCATCGCGCCTGCCGCGATGGATCCTGTCGGCTCCTCGAACTGCGAGCTGCCCGTGAAGTTCGCGATCGCCACGGGCGCGGTGATCGCCCGCTGGGTCGCGGTGAGCGACAACGCCAGCAGCAGGTCGTTCCACGCGAAGATGAACACCAGGATCGCGGCCGTGACGATGCCGGGGGCCGCCAGCGGCGCGATGACCTTGCGGAACGCCTGTGCGGGCGTGGCCCCGTCCATCTTCGCGGCCTTCTCCAGATCCCAAGGGATCTCACGGAAGAACGCCGAGAGCGTGTAGATCGCCAGCGGCAGCGCGAACGTGATGTACGGGATGATCAGGCCGGGCCACGTATCGAACAGCCCGATGCCGCGCCACATGTTGAAGATCGGTGTGACCAGCGAGATGTGCGGGAACATCGCGATGAGCAGCGCGACGCCGATCAGCAGTTGCTTGCCCGGGAACTGCAGGCGCGCCACGGCGTACGCCGCCATACCGCCGATGACGACCGCGATGATCGTGGTGATCAACCCGATGCCGATCGAGTTGAACAGTGCCGAGGTGAACGCGTCACCCGAGAAGATCGCCTTGTAGTTCGCGAACGTGATCTCCGACGGAATCAGCTTGCCGTCCTTGACGCTCGACGTCGGCTTGAGCGACAGGCTGAGGATCCACAGCACCGGGATCAGCGCATAGACGATCACCAGGACGTTGACGACGCTCCACCACGTTGCCCGCCGGGCATCCACCCGATCGGCCATCAGCGGACCTCCTCGTCGGATCCCGGTGCGGCCGCACCGAAGATCTTGATGTAGATGAACGCGATGATCGCCACCGACAGGAAGATCAGCACGCTGATCGCCGAACCCAGGCCGACGTTGAACGCCTTGAACAGGTTGTCATAGCCCAGGATCGACACCGAACCGGTGTCGTTGGAACCGCCGGTGAGGATGTAGATGTTGTCGAAGATCCGGAACGCGTCGAGCGTGCGGAACAGCAGCGCCACCAGGATCGCGGGTTTGATCATCGGCAGGATGACCTTGGTCAGGCGCTTCCACGGACCCGCACCGTCGACCTGTGCGGCGTTCAGCAGATCCTGCGGCACCAGCGCGAGACCCGCGAGCAGCAGCAGCGCCATGAACGGCGTGGTCTTCCACACCTCGGCGAGCACCACGATCGCCAGCGACGGCAGCTGGTCGGTCAGCGGCGCCGACCCTTCCGGCAGCAGGTTGGCCAGGTAGCCGGTGCCCGGCGTCCACGCGTAGTACCAGCTGTACGACGCGGCCACGGTCACGATGCCGTACGGGATCAGGATCGCCGTGCGCACCGCGCCCTTGCCGAAGATCGTGCGGTGCATGACGAGTGCGAGCGCGAGCCCGAGGGCGAACTCGATGGCCACCGATACCACGGTGATCCCCAGCGTCACCGCGAACGCCGTCCACCAGTACCCGTCGGTCAGCACCGTCACGTAGTTGGCGAGGCCGATGAACTCGGTGTCGTGCGGCTCGGCGAGGTTGTAGCGCTGCAGGCTCAGCCACACCGCGTACCCGATCGGGTACGCGGTCACCGCGAGCATCAGCAGCACCGCGGGAGCGATGAGCCAGAACGCGAGCCTGCGTTCGGACTTCTTGTCGTCGGAGGCCACGGCCGAGGCCGAGGGGGTCACAGCGGCGGTCACGGAATCAGCCCCTTACCGTCGATCGCCTTTTGTACGGCTTCGGTGAGTTCGTCTGCGGTGCGCTCGGGGTCGATGTCCGAGATCGGTGCGAGCGTGGCCGACATCCGGGTGGACACCGCCTGGTAGACCGGCGTGGCCGGCCGCACAGCGGCATTGGTGAGCTGCTGACGGATGATCTCGTACTGCGGGTACTTCTTCTGGAACGCCGGATCGTCGTACAGCGATGTGCGCACAGCGGGCAGACCGCCCTCGATCGAGGTGTAGCGCTGGTTCTCCACATTGCGCAGGCACCGTATCGCCTCGAACGCCTCGGCCTTGTGCTGGCTGGTGCTCGCGACGGCCAGGTTCAGCCCGCCCAGGGTCACCCGGGCCGGTTCGTCGGGATTCACACCCGGATACGGCGCGAACCCGAAGACCTTCTTGCTCGCGTCGAACGCGATGTCGAACTGCTCGTCGGTGGGCGAGAAGGTGCCGACGTCGTTGATGCTGCCCTGCAGCGCGGGATCGCCGTCGAGCGGCAGGAACGACACGCCGCCCTTGACGGCGTTCTCCAGCAGCGACGGAAGAACGTACGGCCAGTTCACCTCGAGCGCGGCCTTGCCCTGTTCGAGTGCCAGCCGGGCGGTGTTCTCGTCGGTCTGGGTGATCGAGGGGTCCGCACCCGGCGCGGTGGCAACCGATTTGATGATCTGCAGCGCCTTGACGGTTGCCGCACGGTGCTCAGGGGTGTCGGTGAGCGTGACGCGCTGCCCGTCGTCGGACAGCACCTGACCGCCCGCGCTCTGCAGCAGCGTGTTGAACCACACCACCATGCCTTCGTACTGCTTGCCCTGAACCGCAATCCAGCTCGGGCCGCCCTCGCGGTACAGGCGGTTGGCCTCGTCGAGCATGCCGTCCCACGTGGTGGGCGGCGCGGGCATCAGATCAGCGCGGTACCACAGCAATTGGGTGTTGGTGGTGATGGGCGCGGCGTAGAGCTCATCCTGCCAGCGGGCCGTCTCCAGTGGCCCGGGCAGCGTGTTCTCCGTCGCGTCGGCCTCGGCGAGACCAGCGGGGTCCTCCGACAGCGGCACGGCCCAACCGGCTTCGGCGAACTCGGCGGTCCACACCACGTCGAGCGCCATCACGTCGAGGCTCTTGTCGTTGCCGGTGAGCCTGCGCGCCAACTGCAACCGTTGGTCGTCGGCGCCCTTGGGCAAATTCCGCTGTGCGATCTGGAACCGGCCGCCGAGGTGTTCGTTGCAGCGGTTGGCGACGGCTTTGAACGTCGCTTCCTCGTTTGCCGGGGTGTAGTAGTTGATGACGATGCCGCCGGTCTGTGAACCGCATGCCGACACCATCGATGCCGCCGCCATCGCGGCCACTGCCGCAGCACATAGCCGCCGAGCGCGCACCGCTCCGCCTCCGTTCACCGTCCGAATTCGCCGCCGGAGCGGCTCGGGGCGGGAACCTCCCGCGCGCAAACCGTAGAGCCAGATGCACGTGAGATGCAACACTTCTGCTGCCGCGCGTCGCAATCGTGACCAGACTGTGCTTGCCAGCGCGACATCCGGCCCCCTCAGATCGTCAAGCGCGCCAGCAGATCCCGGCCCTGTTCGGCGTTCTGCGGATCGCACAGCACGTCGTAGCGCCCCGCGACGAGTTGCATGGTCGAACTGAAATCTCTTGTGCCGCGAGCCATCGCATACGGGATCGCCGAGGTGATCAGGCCGAAGAAGACACCGGCGATCAGGCCCGTGAGCAGCGCACTCCACGGATTCGGGCTGAAGAAGCCGAGGATCAGACCGATGAAAAGACCCAGCCACGCGCCCGAGAGCACGCCGCCCCCGAGCACCTTGGGCCAGGTCAGCCGGCCGGTCACGCGCTCCACCTGCATGAGGTCGACGCCCACGATCGTCACCTGCTGGACCGGGAACTGCTGATCCGAAAGGTAGTCCACGGCGCGCTGCGCCTCGGCGTAGGTGGGGTACGAACCGATCGGCCAGCCGCGCGGCGGCGTCGGCAGCGCACCCCGCATCGGACTGCCTGGCGTCTTACCGGGGTTCTGTCCGGACTGGAAGGGACTGGTCATCTATCTCACTCTCCATCTGTGCCGTCCGTGCCCAGGGCGGCCGGTTGACTGTGCGCTAGGTTGAAAGCATGACAAACCCGGACGGCCCAGCGGGCGGAACGCCGCCATCCGGATCGGGCGAACCTCCCGCCTACCAGCCCGGATACCCGCCGGCGCAGCCGGATCCGTTTGCGCCGGTGGACTATCCCTACTCTCCCCCACCCGCCGCGTTTCCGCCGCCCTACCCGCCGCCGCAGCCCGGATTCTCCTACGCGCCGTTCGATCCGTACGGCAGGCCGCCCGGCACCAACGGGCTCGCGATCGCGTCGCTGGTGTGCTCGCTGGCGGGAATGTTGTGCTGCCTGCCCGGCCTCGCCGGGCTGGTCCTCGGCATCCTCGGGATGCGCGAGACCCGCCGCACCGGTCAGGACGGCTACGGGATCGCCGTGGCGGGCACCGTGATCGGTGCCTTCGTCACCGTGGGCATCGCGTTGTACTTCGTCCTGCTCCTCATCGGCGCGGCCGTCGCGCCCAACTGAGCGCCGGACCGAGCCCGCTCAGGCCGGCGGGCGGAACCGCTCGCCGGTGCGCGAGAGCCCGGCCGCGCGCCCCTTGGCGGCGATCACCAGCGCCATCTTGCGGCTGGCCTCGTCGATCATCTCGTCGCCGAGCATGACCGCGCCCCTGGCGCCGCCTGCCTGCGAGGTGTGCCACTCGTAGGCCTCGAGGATCAGTTCGGCGTGGTCGTAGTCTTTCTGGCGCGGCGCGAAGATCTCGTTGCCCGCCGCGATCTGATCGGGATGCAGCACCCACTTGCCGTCGTAGCCCAACGCCGCCGAACGCGCCGCGACGCGGCGGAACCCTTCGACGTCGCGCACCTTCACGTACGGACCGTCGATCGCGTTGATGCCGTGCGCGCGTGCGGCGATCAGAATCCGCATCAGCACGTGGTGGTGTGCGTCGCCGATGTCGTAACCGTCGGGCTGGCCGCCGACCTCGAGCGTGCGCATCCGCAGGCTCGCCGCCATGTCACCCGGGCCGAGCACCAGCGCCTGCACCCGCGGGCCCGCCGCGATGGCCTCGACGTTGGTCAGACCGAGGGCATCCTCGATCTGCGGTTCGATGCCGATGCGGCCGACAGGCAGGCCGTGGGTCTGCTCCAACTGCGTCAGCAGCAGATCGAGCGCGTGCACGTGCGACACGTCGGTCACCTTGGGCAGCACGATCAGGTCGAGATGCGCACCGGCCGTGGAGACCACCTCGATGACGTCGGAGTACGTCCACGGCGTGGTCCAGTCGTTGACCCGCACGCCGCGCAACTGCCCGGCCCACCCGTCCTCGGCGAGCGCCACCGCGACCTGCGTGCGCGCCTGCGCCTTGGCGTCGGCCGCGACCGCGTCT
Coding sequences:
- a CDS encoding HpcH/HpaI aldolase/citrate lyase family protein, producing MENTYRPRRTCLSVPGSSAKMIEKAKTLPADQVFLDLEDAVAADAKAQARTQVAVALAEDGWAGQLRGVRVNDWTTPWTYSDVIEVVSTAGAHLDLIVLPKVTDVSHVHALDLLLTQLEQTHGLPVGRIGIEPQIEDALGLTNVEAIAAGPRVQALVLGPGDMAASLRMRTLEVGGQPDGYDIGDAHHHVLMRILIAARAHGINAIDGPYVKVRDVEGFRRVAARSAALGYDGKWVLHPDQIAAGNEIFAPRQKDYDHAELILEAYEWHTSQAGGARGAVMLGDEMIDEASRKMALVIAAKGRAAGLSRTGERFRPPA